From Syntrophales bacterium, the proteins below share one genomic window:
- the selB gene encoding selenocysteine-specific translation elongation factor, translated as MKHIILGTAGHVDHGKTALIKALTGIDTDRLKEEKERGITIDLGFASLALKSGQTLGIVDVPGHERFIRNMVAGAAGIDLVVLVIAADEGVMPQTREHLHICSLLGVKRGLVALTKIDLVDEDWLELVTDDVREFLKGTFLESSPIIPISAITGVGLPEFLATLDQVSSEMEWEDDTGVFRLPIDRVFTMKGFGTVVTGTLMSGQVKVAEGVEILPKKLTAKIRGIQVHNQNVATAQAGQRTAINLQGVEKAMIARGDVLARPATLEASPRLDVSFEYLAGATRKLKNRTLVRFHAGTSEIIARMILLNRDEIEPGENSYAQLVLGSPAVTMARDRFVIRSYSPVTTIGGGMIIDPLPKKQKRYADRVLHECSLLHEGTPVERTNTIIERAGFEGISVQRLVMRTGTNQNHLQQILEKMFSERQAILMDRDERRVVSLSIYENLQQRILQEARTYHEKFPLKEGLPKEELKTTMGRFVSPRLFNMALKGLEKSGEIVIDRENIRLPGHSVNLEGDLKDLRGEISVLYLNAGLTPPSLREVREKFADRKVQAENVFNVMLREGVLINVSEDLYFYRDALEKLREDYKNLLLKEGKATPASFKELTGLSRKFIIPLMEYFDMTKLTIRAGEHRILREREGK; from the coding sequence ATGAAGCATATCATACTCGGTACAGCGGGACATGTTGACCATGGTAAAACGGCACTCATCAAGGCCTTGACCGGTATTGACACAGACAGGCTCAAGGAGGAGAAGGAAAGGGGGATCACCATTGACCTTGGTTTTGCCTCCCTGGCCCTGAAAAGTGGTCAGACGCTTGGCATCGTGGACGTACCAGGCCATGAGAGGTTTATAAGAAATATGGTTGCCGGGGCCGCAGGCATTGATCTGGTGGTATTGGTCATCGCGGCGGACGAAGGTGTTATGCCTCAGACGAGAGAACATCTCCATATCTGTTCCCTCCTCGGTGTTAAAAGGGGGCTTGTTGCCCTCACCAAGATTGATCTCGTTGATGAGGACTGGCTTGAACTTGTCACCGACGATGTCAGGGAATTTCTCAAAGGGACTTTTTTGGAATCATCTCCTATCATACCCATTTCCGCCATAACCGGCGTTGGCCTTCCTGAATTTCTTGCCACCCTTGACCAGGTATCCTCTGAGATGGAATGGGAAGACGATACAGGTGTCTTCCGGTTGCCTATTGACAGGGTATTTACCATGAAGGGATTCGGGACGGTCGTTACAGGGACATTGATGTCGGGGCAGGTGAAAGTTGCCGAGGGGGTGGAGATACTACCGAAAAAGTTGACGGCAAAGATAAGAGGTATTCAGGTTCATAACCAGAATGTCGCTACCGCCCAGGCGGGTCAGAGAACAGCCATCAATCTGCAGGGAGTCGAAAAGGCGATGATCGCAAGGGGGGACGTCCTGGCACGGCCGGCAACATTAGAGGCGTCGCCCCGTCTTGATGTCTCATTTGAGTATCTGGCGGGTGCCACCAGAAAGCTGAAGAACAGGACCCTTGTCAGGTTTCATGCGGGGACCAGTGAAATCATCGCCCGGATGATTCTCCTTAACCGGGACGAGATAGAACCTGGGGAAAATAGTTATGCCCAGCTTGTACTTGGATCTCCCGCGGTCACCATGGCGCGGGACAGATTCGTAATCAGAAGTTATTCGCCGGTGACAACGATTGGGGGCGGAATGATTATTGATCCCCTTCCTAAAAAGCAGAAAAGGTATGCGGACAGAGTACTTCACGAATGCTCCCTGTTGCACGAAGGAACCCCTGTGGAGAGAACGAACACGATTATTGAGCGGGCCGGTTTCGAGGGTATCAGTGTCCAGCGGCTTGTGATGAGGACGGGAACCAATCAGAACCACCTCCAACAGATCCTGGAGAAGATGTTTTCGGAAAGGCAGGCCATTCTCATGGACAGGGACGAAAGAAGAGTTGTGTCCCTGTCCATATATGAAAACCTCCAGCAGAGAATTCTTCAGGAAGCCCGAACATACCATGAAAAATTTCCTCTCAAGGAGGGTCTGCCAAAGGAGGAACTGAAGACCACCATGGGGCGCTTCGTTAGTCCAAGACTCTTTAACATGGCGCTCAAAGGCCTCGAAAAAAGTGGAGAGATTGTCATTGATAGGGAAAACATCCGTCTCCCCGGGCACAGCGTCAACCTTGAGGGTGATCTGAAGGATCTCCGTGGGGAAATATCTGTCCTCTACCTCAATGCCGGGCTTACCCCCCCTTCTCTAAGAGAGGTCCGGGAAAAATTCGCCGACCGGAAAGTCCAGGCGGAAAATGTATTTAATGTAATGCTCAGGGAAGGTGTACTGATAAACGTCAGTGAAGACTTATATTTTTACAGAGATGCCCTGGAGAAGCTCCGGGAGGATTATAAAAATCTCCTCCTGAAGGAAGGCAAAGCCACACCGGCAAGTTTTAAGGAATTGACGGGACTTTCACGAAAATTCATCATCCCGCTGATGGAATATTTCGATATGACAAAGCTGACCATCAGGGCGGGGGAACATCGGATCCTGAGAGAAAGAGAGGGGAAATGA
- the fdhD gene encoding formate dehydrogenase accessory sulfurtransferase FdhD, producing MTPEESPVGIERFDIQVYDSRGFSRTTTEIIREIHLEIFLNNQRVVTIACTGNHVKELAVGFLRAEGIIRTLTDLKKIEVSDDQATVNVYTGEAYPSHFDASKTIYSSGARLRRPEGDTPDPGVGTGTSLHLAGEGVKRKGVPITPEKVLSLMESLLETSYLHNITHGTHCSALANGNGILVLREDIGRHNTIDMIGGYTLLEGIDCSDKIILTTGRVSSEIVNKVGKLGAPVIISHSAPTSQAIHLLKEAGITLIGYVRGGKMNIYSQEGWVGS from the coding sequence ATGACTCCCGAAGAATCTCCGGTGGGGATAGAGCGATTCGACATTCAAGTTTACGACAGCCGGGGTTTCTCAAGAACCACCACCGAGATTATTAGAGAGATACATCTCGAAATATTCCTCAATAATCAAAGAGTTGTCACCATCGCCTGTACGGGAAATCATGTAAAAGAACTGGCGGTGGGATTTCTCAGGGCAGAAGGGATCATCAGGACTCTTACGGACTTGAAAAAGATTGAGGTTTCTGATGACCAAGCCACCGTGAATGTCTATACAGGGGAAGCATACCCTTCCCATTTTGATGCCTCTAAAACCATCTACTCGAGCGGCGCCCGCCTCAGAAGGCCGGAGGGAGATACCCCGGATCCTGGCGTCGGAACGGGAACTTCCCTTCACCTGGCCGGTGAAGGGGTAAAGAGAAAGGGGGTGCCGATTACACCGGAAAAGGTATTAAGTCTCATGGAGAGTCTCCTTGAGACGTCGTATCTGCACAATATAACCCATGGAACACACTGTTCCGCCTTAGCCAACGGCAATGGTATCCTTGTCTTGCGGGAAGATATTGGGAGGCACAACACGATTGACATGATAGGTGGCTACACCCTTCTTGAAGGCATTGACTGTTCCGATAAGATTATCCTGACAACGGGGAGGGTTTCCTCGGAAATCGTCAACAAGGTAGGGAAATTAGGGGCGCCGGTGATCATCTCCCACTCGGCTCCCACATCTCAGGCCATTCACTTATTGAAAGAGGCGGGAATAACCCTTATCGGGTATGTAAGAGGTGGAAAGATGAATATATATTCTCAGGAAGGGTGGGTAGGTAGTTGA